The following proteins come from a genomic window of Phycisphaerae bacterium:
- the rpmE gene encoding 50S ribosomal protein L31 → MKDNIHPKYVDCTVTCGCGNTFKTRSTKPELKVEICSNCHPFFSGQEKFVDSAGRVERFTKKFGGNYFTKTRQEKAKSKA, encoded by the coding sequence ATGAAGGACAATATTCATCCCAAATACGTGGATTGCACGGTTACTTGTGGCTGCGGGAACACATTCAAGACCCGCTCGACCAAGCCCGAGCTGAAGGTCGAGATTTGCTCGAATTGTCATCCGTTCTTTTCGGGGCAGGAGAAGTTTGTCGACAGCGCAGGCCGTGTCGAGCGATTCACGAAGAAGTTCGGCGGCAACTACTTTACCAAGACCAGGCAGGAGAAAGCCAAGTCTAAGGCCTAG
- a CDS encoding LemA family protein encodes MNGMLLAENGGLVSVLIGGGLVLFLLVIVAAMYNGLVRARNACDESWADIDTELRRRYDLIPNLVECVKGYAVHEKETLERVIKARNIAMENHGSPESQAKDENVLVGALRQVFALAESYPQLKANENFLHLQEELANTEDRIQRSRRFYNANVRDLNNRIDVFPSNLIASSFGFGKREYFEIEDALVREPVRVQF; translated from the coding sequence ATGAACGGGATGCTTCTGGCAGAGAACGGGGGCCTTGTTTCGGTGTTGATCGGCGGCGGCTTGGTCCTATTCCTGTTGGTCATTGTTGCGGCGATGTACAACGGTTTAGTGCGGGCAAGGAATGCCTGCGACGAATCGTGGGCGGACATCGATACCGAACTCCGACGGCGTTATGACCTGATTCCGAATCTTGTTGAGTGCGTGAAGGGCTACGCGGTCCATGAAAAGGAGACTCTCGAACGGGTGATCAAAGCGCGAAACATCGCGATGGAGAACCACGGCTCGCCCGAATCCCAGGCCAAGGACGAGAACGTGCTCGTGGGGGCCCTCAGGCAGGTCTTTGCTTTGGCAGAGAGCTACCCGCAACTGAAGGCCAACGAGAACTTCTTGCACTTGCAGGAGGAACTGGCGAACACGGAGGACCGCATCCAACGGTCAAGGCGGTTCTACAACGCCAACGTACGAGATCTGAACAACCGAATTGACGTGTTTCCGTCAAATCTGATCGCATCCAGCTTCGGCTTCGGCAAGCGGGAGTACTTCGAGATCGAGGATGCGCTGGTTCGCGAACCGGTCAGGGTGCAGTTCTGA